GCGGAAATGTTTCCGAACATCGATAAGGAAGTCATCAAATCAGTATATGATGCAAATCACGGCAAGAAGGATGTTACAATTAATTCACTGCTTCAAATGTGCGAATAAGTAATCCTAATTTTTTTACGGAATTTGccatatgtaattttatcatGTCCTCTGTTAATAAGTATTCTTTTCGAAAACAAAACCGCAACGaacagttttaatttaaatttaatacttccatacgtaataatattaaggtaagaatatattttttaaatgtacgaAATAGTGAAACAGTATCCTTTTGAAGAAGCCATGTTATTTTAACACGTTTCCTGCCAAgccatttttgagtaattttcAAGCTGCGTGTATCATGTAAAAACGGTACACGTTATagagtttaataaatatgtaaaaatcatCTATTTTTTCGCGCTTTTTGTGAGCTGGAAATTTAGTTTTTAGTAGAATGAAACTTTTGATGCAACTTAACAAGCATCATCACGGAGCATGTAATAGCGATACCAATTATTCTCTTCCACTTTCTCtactttatttaatcttttaataaaaatattacttggCCTGAAAATGAATTTCAATGTGTTTCACCGGAATGGTACACGCGGCAGGGAGCGTGTTAAACATAACATTCTCTTCTTCATTTATGTTACTTagtcatttttgttattgtcaACGTGTTATTGTTATTTCAGAGTTTATGTTGTGCTTTATTTCCGTATGTacaagtatttatttttacaaaatacatgATTTATTCATCCCTGtatataatttgaatatattgtGCTATCTATAAAACTTGTAaaaacagatatatatatatatatatatatgtatgtataacagatatatatatatatatatatatatatatatatatatatatatatatgtataaacgcTTAACTGGTATTgcatataaattgtaataaatatcatatatatatatatatatatatatatatatatataatttgtacagTCTCATTCATATCAAAGAAGAGTACAGTAAGTCAAAAGTGTcagagaattttatatataaacagcGAAGCAGCTGTAGccatgataataattaatattgtacatgtacTTCTTATCGCTGTATTGCAAGGCATGTTGTTTCCTCTGGTCTGACAGACACATGCTTCAATGGTGAATCCATCAGTCTGCAAATATATCATATCTATTGTATCTCggtataatgttaattaatttatagccGTATTGTACCAATCGTAAAAATTAATCGCGAACAGCTTGTGATACGTACGCGCTGGCTGTAGCAACCCGATGTAACCGGCAGTGTCCGGTCCTCGACCACTTTTCCACAGAAGTAACTGACATTTGCAACTGCAAAGGaacatttccatttatttacattagcACGGATCGCGCATATATACGTACGGGCCGTAAAGTCTGGGTCTAAAATTCTGTATTCTGTCGTAGAATATATAACTTACTTGCACCGTTATAGTTGTACGTATATCTTATACAAACGTTATCGTCTTCCAATGGgcaaaaaaattttgttaagCTGCTATTCGTTTGTGCATCTTCCCACAGTTTAGTTGTGTTCGGCTTCACTGCACCTGAAAAGTAAAATCACGAATAATATCGATTATAATAgcgaaaaacaaatataaagataGAATTACTCACTCTCATACGGTGTCATGCAAGGTGTATGTGGATTTCTCTCATTATGCTTCGTACAATTTTTCTCTTCGATTCCTGTAGTTGGCCATGTGAAATTGAAGCAGTGTGGTCCCTCAAAGCATGCCGCTACATGAAATATACattctaattaaattacataaaaccTTTGAGATATATCTGATGAAGCAAAAAAATGAATTCGTGTTGaacaaaattcaaaaatatgaaagtctttggcattattttttatattaaatttattctttcctTCATATCGTAATCTAGTTGATCTAACAGATTGAAGCAACATTTTTCTCATCCTTAAtgtgatataaattaaatcaaatttcctctatatttttatatatgatttatatatatatatatatgtccgTGTGATTGTAGACGATATTTATACTATACGAAGTGTCTTCATGTTCtacgtgtacatgtatatatacgtgcGTGAGTGCGCGTAGGTGCTTTCTGCGATATATCTTCTagttgattataatattatcgaatGAGAAACTGACAACGGCTTAAACTGGTTCGCCTGAGCGTGTGATCGATGTGagaatctttaataaaaatatcgctaaCACTAATCGTTAATATGGCCTGAAAGTTACGCGCCGATTTATTTGgtatttatacattatgagcataatatttataaggCATTACTATAGTACATACATAACGTAACaacaatttgtaaaaagaaataaatatttacccAAAAGAACATTGTTGACAGAAATCGCTAAGAGCACAgccaaataataatttcctccCATCTTtgtgtatttataaaataacgcGACCACTTACTTCAGGTACTCTCTACTGACATATCGTAAGATTAGAAGCTTATCTGATAAACCCTATCCCGATCAATGATAGCATATTCTAGCTATTATGCGAATGAATAATTCTTATCGGCACAACTTTAAACAATAGATAGTATAAGCATAGTACAAGGATATAAAACAAggataatgaatatattttcaggtttgagagaaaataatatggcaattaaagtaatatagtatcaaaagtttattttttttttgtataacaACAGCTAATTAATCTTTACAATTTTTGGCAGATAtagcattttatatatttctttcatctacgttaatatataaaacatgtatAATAGAATAAGTAGATAAATACTCTCCTTCGTAAATGATTTATAAACTAAAAAGATCTTAAGTAAAGCGTTACAAGAGTTTAAGTTTTGTTCGTTagtaatctttaatttttatgagaCTGCACCCTCAGAACTCGTCATGTCTCTTTAACGCCTCGCCAAAGTCTGTCGCCTGAGATCCaacgaaaatgtcatatttctCTAAAATCTCATCCTTGGTAAGCTTATGATCCGCGTCCGTATCCGCTTCATAAATCAAATGCCTGGATTCTGCCTCGGCGTGATCGAATTCCGCCGGAATGATCCACGTTTTTACCTGTTTCCAATACATTCGAAATTTACATTTGAGCAGAGATCAATGTTGTTATTATGGATCAACTTTAAAAATGCAGTCTTCAGTATACAAATCTCAAAAGAACTGCACAAACAGCGCAGACTGTACAAACGTTACCAACCTCGTCGGTATTCAAGTATCCGTCCCCATCTTTGTCTCTGTACAACGAAAATTGTTCCTTTTCGTTCTTCACCCATTCCGGCTCTTCTTCGCCCTCGTTACCTAGATACATGTCGCCTACGGAGAAATCAAACATTTAAGAATCGTCTAAGCTAGGAACCATCTTTTGAGAACCAGAATGATCTCCACTTACCGATGTACTCTGTAAGAGATATCTTTCCATCTCCATCCTTGTCAATGTCCTCCATCGTTTCCAGTACTATCACATCCTTCATGTGCTCCACCTCCTCCGCGTGAAGGAAGCCGACAAATTCCTCCTTAGTTAAGGCATCGTCGCCGTCCAAGTCTGCAGCGGTCCATCTTCTACGATCTCTCTTCAGCATTTGCATGTATGAAAGGGTATTGTCATCCGACTTGtcctgcctctctttctcgtgctCGTCCATGTAATTGTAAACCAGAGCCTTGTACTCCGTCCACGGCAGTTTCTCCTTTCCTTCCGGATTATGAGCCTTCCACTGACGTTCCACGTTGTCTCTGATGTAACGCTGTTGCGTGTACATTATCCAGTCCTTCAGCTCTTCCTGAGTCACGTAGCCATCGTTATCCTTGTCTATTTTATCAACAATTATGCCTAGCCTCCTGGTGCTCTCCTCAGGGCTAAGTTGATCGAAGGTTTTCGCCTCTTCCCCAAGGAAGGCCTCATGATCGTAGGCTGAGTTGTGTTGCGAGTTGATGTAGTGATCCTCGCTGCTTACATCCTAGAAACACGATGCGCTCGTTCAATGCTCTAgactatatatttttacaacttGAATTTGAATAcgctataatataataataacaataagtaaattatagataaaacactataataaatgACAAGAGTGACATGACTCTCAAGTCAAATGCATCAAGTGCCAATTATGTTCATTCTTCTGATACTTGAATGAAGAACTAGATTTATTATAACGATTagattcatttttattttcacgagTGAGACAGTCGAGGTTTCTTTCTAACCTTGCTCAAGATGCGATGCTCGCTGTCCGGCTTCGGGATTGCCGTCGCCAGGATGGAAAAACCGATCAGTATCTGGAGGAACATGAGTCCTCGCATACAAAACGTGAAAGGGAAAGTAAACAGTGCGCAACGAGGGTCGACTCGACGGGCTGTTCGAGGGGGCGGCTTCCGAGCGTCAGAACGAGCAGGCTCCTTCACTGGCGGCGCGAGGAACGACGGGGCTTCTTTCTCACGTTCCACATCAGCAAGAGCGACGGGAAACCCAACGCCACACCCCCACTTCTCAATGTCGGAGCTGTTTATAGGAGACGCGCGACGCCGCGGAGGCTGCCGAGCGAGCGCTCGCACGCGGACGGACGCGTTTCGTCTTCGTCCCGGACGAGGAACGCGCGCCGAGCGTGCGGCGGCCACGGCGCCGACCGGGAAACAAATCGACAGTCTCCACGTGGACCATAATCACTGAGATCCCGCGGCATCTTCGAGCGAGCATTACGGAAATGCGGGGCGCTCGTTCCGCGCTCCTCCCGATAGCTGCTTCTTATGTGTAACGCTTGGATCGTGTGACGTATTACTGATGTGATCTTGATAGATTTATGTGATAATTTATTGATGCAAATGCAGCGAATAACTAGATTCTTAGGAAACTGTtattagattaaattatatcgttatgtaatttttaatgttacgttaattatttaaagtcTCGATACCTTGGAAGTTAAACGAATTGTTTGTATGGATTTTtgtagatttttatttcaaacaaCACACACGTGTCTATTCTATGCGATATACAATGATCTATGAAAATCCAAGATGTGagaattaaaagttattaagtAAGCAATTTCAACCTTCGGTTTGGGTTACCTCATTGTGCTTAGAAAATGGTTTGTTCAATTTTTTGAACATTTCTCTGCTGcgtattaattacaaaaattgtaTCTATGAAACTgaacgaaaaatataaacaatcaTTAATGCAATGGAAACAGTCCTgatattatctattttatgtacatgttatctattatatattcacaCATATATTATCTTCATATTGTATAATCATATCGATATGTCTACTTTAGTAGA
The Ooceraea biroi isolate clonal line C1 chromosome 4, Obir_v5.4, whole genome shotgun sequence genome window above contains:
- the LOC105275329 gene encoding uncharacterized protein LOC105275329 — its product is MTPYESAVKPNTTKLWEDAQTNSSLTKFFCPLEDDNVCIRYTYNYNGAIANVSYFCGKVVEDRTLPVTSGCYSQRTDGFTIEACVCQTRGNNMPCNTAIRSTCTILIIIMATAASLFIYKIL
- the LOC105275320 gene encoding calumenin-B; amino-acid sequence: MRGLMFLQILIGFSILATAIPKPDSEHRILSKDVSSEDHYINSQHNSAYDHEAFLGEEAKTFDQLSPEESTRRLGIIVDKIDKDNDGYVTQEELKDWIMYTQQRYIRDNVERQWKAHNPEGKEKLPWTEYKALVYNYMDEHEKERQDKSDDNTLSYMQMLKRDRRRWTAADLDGDDALTKEEFVGFLHAEEVEHMKDVIVLETMEDIDKDGDGKISLTEYIGDMYLGNEGEEEPEWVKNEKEQFSLYRDKDGDGYLNTDEVKTWIIPAEFDHAEAESRHLIYEADTDADHKLTKDEILEKYDIFVGSQATDFGEALKRHDEF